Proteins encoded within one genomic window of Carassius gibelio isolate Cgi1373 ecotype wild population from Czech Republic chromosome A4, carGib1.2-hapl.c, whole genome shotgun sequence:
- the pus7l gene encoding pseudouridylate synthase PUS7L, whose product MDRPSLSCFISDHEGFHGTIKKSPQDFVVIEIDINGQLVNSSNVQEELRKSPSRSSQASKRDDKLKQSKPDDTDILNQDCFDLNIILGPAVNKELEHFTNKVRVRAGEQEKVELSLGTYPDKHLRAVVHRAVRYNFPFLQTVTNQSEIRVREDPDFKELASLASEGEAEEFFRFIDAKVPGSAFTFLPDDSKEHRTSVHHFVSRRFGKLVETKSFTDQQRTSITVRLRERSKHPKKRAADSQEELILYTAFTLRKENLETLEAISYMAAVLGVLPSDFTYAGIKDKRAITYQAMVVKKISPERLLDKVSEFERRGMQISRVRPVSEPLKLGRLQGNHFDLVIRDLKHHDEHGLTGLQQLVKEAVENVKNRGFVNYYGPQRFGSGSCVQADQVGLELLKEKMEASVKLFFTPEEGEDLQNKAKRHFLLTGNAKESLALMPAYKARERLMLRALHRYGSGQEGCIRGWLSLPHSMRVFYLHSYCSRVWNEAANYRLQKLGFKPVQGDLVWAGSEKGLKDTTEELNTPQVHVVTSEEEKDEVFSLDQVILPMPGNSVKYPENLLGQWYQDRLAQDGLGQCRFRVTPLKLNVPGCYRPLLAKPQNISYSLRSAEEQQGQSDETGTPSLSLTFDLDASCYATVCLGEMMKSNLSQ is encoded by the exons ATGGATAGGCCCAGTCTCTCCTGCTTTATATCAGACCATGAAGGTTTCCATGGGACCATAAAAAAGTCACCCCAAGACTTTGTGGTTATTGAGATAGACATCAATGGACAGCTTGTTAACAGTTCTAATGTTCAAGAAGAACTTAGGAAAAGTCCTTCTCGATCAAGTCAGGCTAGCAAAAGGGATGATAAATTAAAGCAGTCTAAACCAGATGACACTGACATTTTAAATCAGGATTGCTTTGATCTGAATATAATCTTGGGTCCAGCTGTGAACAAGGAGTTGGAACATTTCACTAACAAAGTGAGAGTAAGAGCTGGAGAGCAAGAAAAGGTTGAACTGTCATTGGGTACTTATCCTGATAAACACCTGAGAGCTGTTGTCCATAGAGCAGTACGATACAACTTCCCCTTCCTCCAGACGGTGACCAACCAATCAGAAATTCGGGTCAGAGAGGATCCAGACTTCAAGGAGCTTGCAAGCTTAGCTTCTGAGGGAGAAGCTGAGGAGTTCTTCAGGTTCATCGATGCCAAAGTACCTGGTTCTGCGTTCACTTTCCTGCCAGATGACAGCAAGGAGCACAGAACCTCAGTTCACCATTTTGTTAGCAGGCGGTTTGGAAAGCTTGTGGAAACCAAGAGCTTCACAGACCAGCAGAGGACTTCTATCACAGTGAGACTAAGAGAGAGAAGCAAACACCCCAAAAAGAGAGCAGCGGATTCTCAAGAGGAGTTGATATTATACACCG CTTTCACACTGAGAAAGGAGAACTTGGAGACTTTGGAGGCCATCAGCTATATGGCTGCTGTACTCGGAGTGCTTCCGTCTGATTTTACCTACGCAGGGATCAAAGACAAGCGAGCCATCACCTACCAGGCCATGGTGGTGAAAAAGATCTCTCCAGAGCG GTTGCTGGACAAAGTCTCCGAGTTTGAGAGGAGGGGAATGCAGATCTCTCGCGTCCGTCCTGTGTCTGAACCCCTTAAACTCGGCAGACTACAGGGCAATCATTTTGATCTTGTCATCAGAGACCTGAAGCATCATGATGAACATGGACTTACAGGACTGCAGCAGCTTGTAAAAGAGGCAGTGGAAAATGTGAAG aACAGAGGCTTCGTAAATTATTATGGTCCCCAACGGTTTGGAAGTGGATCATGTGTCCAAGCAGACCAAGTAGGACTTGAACTCTTGAAGGAGAAAATG GAGGCTTCTGTTAAGCTGTTCTTCACTCCAGAGGAGGGTGAAGATCTCCAGAACAAGGCAAAGCGTCATTTTCTTCTCACTG GGAATGCCAAGGAGAGTTTGGCTCTCATGCCAGCTTACAAAGCCAGAGAGCGGCTTATGCTCCGTGCGCTTCACAGGTACGGCAGCGGACAGGAGGGTTGCATACGTGGCTGGCTCAGTTTACCCCACAGCATGAGGGTCTTCTACCTCCACTCTTACTGTAGCAGAGTGTGGAACGAAGCCGCCAACTACCGGCTCCAGAAACTGGGCTTTAAGCCTGTCCAGGGAGATCTGGTTTGGGCGGGATCTGAAAAGGGACTCAAAGACACCACAGAGGAACTGAACACTCCACAG GTCCATGTTGTAACCTCTGAGGAGGAGAAGGATGAAGTTTTTTCACTAGACCAG GTAATTCTTCCGATGCCAGGAAATAGTGTCAAATACCCTGAAAACTTGCTGGGCCAGTGGTATCAAGACCGACTGGCTCAGGATGGCTTGGGGCAATGCCGTTTTAGAGTGACTCCCCTTAAACTCAATGTCCCGGGATGTTATCGCCCCCTACTCGcaaagccacagaatattagctACAGCCTGCGGAGCGCAGAGGAGCAGCAGGGTCAGTCAGACGAGACTGGCACACCCAGTCTATCACTAACCTTTGATCTGGATGCGTCCTGCTACGCTACTGTGTGTCTCGGAGAGATGATGAAGAGCAATCTTTCACAGTGA